Proteins encoded together in one Impatiens glandulifera chromosome 1, dImpGla2.1, whole genome shotgun sequence window:
- the LOC124920583 gene encoding protein high chlorophyll fluorescent 107 — MNLLSSSSSSSSPCSNSSFTIFSQNHNHSSFNFNVAVKTPRLSPFLAHQSSSPPVLQRKPRSTSPNEEISETISSQERITLDKDPLDELLVRRPVMEYSSEDVEQEGIDKQDVESDELSSSSLIDETLTKFAKKMPLFEPGRVESSPVERPLKVNLDLALYKAKVIARNFQYEEAEDLLLKCIYYWPEDGRPYVALGKILSKQSRVNEARAVYEKGCQATEGENPYIWQCWAVLENRMGNIRKARQLFDAATVADKRHIAAWHAWAVLELKQGNVKKARNLLSKGVKFCGGNEYVYQTLALLEAKANRYDQARYLFKQATKCNPKSCASWLAWAQLELQQENNNAARQLFEKSVQASPKNRFAWHVWGVFESKLGNVVLGRKLLKIGHVLNPRDPVLLQSLGLLEYKNSGPNTARVIFKKASELDPKHQPVWIGWGWMEWKEGNIGRARELYQKALSIDCTTESAARCLQAWGVLEQRISNLSAARRLFRASLNINSQSYVTWMTWAKLEDDQGNSIRAEEIRNLYFQQRTEVVDDASWVMGLLDFFDPAVDSIKRLLKLDENSGVNGNSGIDNEDGGEQSSTVNVSGFDLDAFLRQELFIDPTELDTRFDTSLKSVIMVRKSVPRIWKSNKSSSSNLVSKV; from the exons atGAATCTTctctcatcttcatcatcatcttcatctccTTGTTCAAATTCCAGTTTTACAATCTTCTCTCAAAATCATAATCATTCATCATTCAACTTCAATGTCGCTGTCAAAACTCCGCGTCTGTCACCTTTCCTCGCTCACCAATCTTCATCACCGCCAGTCCTTCAACGGAAACCTCGATCCACTTCTCCAAATGAGGAAATTTCGGAAACGATCAGTTCTCAGGAACGTATTACACTAGATAAAGATCCTTTGGATGAGTTACTAGTTCGCCGACCTGTTATGGAATATTCAAGTGAAGATGTGGAACAGGAAGGAATTGATAAACAGGACGTGGAGAGTGATGAACTGAGTTCTTCGTCTCTAATTGATGAAACTCTTACGAAATTTGCTAAGAAGATGCCGTTATTTGAGCCAGGTAGGGTTGAATCGAGTCCTGTAGAGAGACCTCTGAAGGTAAATTTGGACCTGGCTTTATATAAAGCGAAGGTGATTGCTCGGAATTTTCAGTATGAAGAAGCAGAGGATCTCCTTTTGAag TGTATATACTATTGGCCGGAGGATGGGAGACCATACGTTGCACTAGGGAAGATATTGAGCAAACAATCGAGAGTAAATGAAGCAAGGGCTGTTTATGAGAAAGGGTGCCAAGCAACAGAGGGAGAAAATCCCTATATATGGCAA TGCTGGGCCGTGTTGGAAAATAGAATGGGAAATATAAGAAAAGCAAGACAATTATTTGATGCTGCCACAGTTGCTGACAAGAGACATATTGCTGCATGGCACGCATGGGCAGTATTGGAGCTAAAACAAGGAAATGTAAAGAAGGCTAGGAATCTTCTTAGTAAAGGGGTTAAGTTTTGTGGTGGAAATGAGTATGTATATCAGACACTTGCATTGCTTGAAGCCAAAGCAAACCGTTATGACCAAGCTAGGTATTTGTTCAAGCAGGCAACAAAATGTAATCCCAAAAGCTGTGCCAGTTGGCTT GCATGGGCACAACTCGAACTTCAGCAAGAAAACAACAATGCTGCCAGGCAACTGTTTGAG AAATCAGTCCAAGCAAGTCCAAAAAATAGGTTTGCATGGCATGTATGGGGAGTATTTGAATCTAAATTAGGTAATGTCGTCCTGGGAAGGAAACTTTTGAAGATAGGTCATGTTTTGAATCCTAGGGATCCAGTTCTACTTCAATCTCTTGGTTTGCTGGAGTACAAGAACTCAGGGCCAAATACTGCTCGTGTAATTTTCAAGAAGGCCTCAGAATTGGACCCAAAGCATCAGCCAGTTTGGATT GGATGGGGATGGATGGAATGGAAAGAAGGAAATATAGGTAGAGCCAGGGAGCTGTATCAGAAGGCATTGTCAATTGACTGTACTACTGAAAGTGCTGCCCGCTGTCTTCAG GCCTGGGGAGTCCTAGAACAGAGAATTAGTAACCTGTCAGCTGCACGTAGATTGTTTAGAGCTTCTCTAAATATAAATTCTCAAAGCTATGTTACATGGATGACATGGGCTAAGTTGGAAGATGATCAAGGAAATTCTATCCGAGCTGAGGAGATCCGGAACCTATACTTCCAGCAG AGAACAGAAGTAGTTGATGATGCTTCATGGGTAATGGGGCTGTTGGACTTTTTTGACCCAGCAGTTGACAGCATAAAGCGGTTATTGAAGTTAGACGAAAACTCAGGAGTTAATGGAAATTCAGGGATTGATAATGAAGATGGGGGAGAACAATCATCAACTGTAAATGTAAGTGGATTTGATTTAGACGCTTTCCTACGCCAAGAACTCTTTATTGATCCAACAGAACTGGATACTCGATTCGATACATCACTTAAATCAGTCATAATGGTAAGAAAAAGTGTGCCGAGGATATGGAAGTCTAATAAGAGTTCTTCGTCCAACTTAGTGTCTAAAGTCTGA
- the LOC124921015 gene encoding probable N-acetyltransferase HLS1 isoform X1 — MIRGCIKHVGTRFGGRHVKFGCILGLRVSPRHRRMGIGLKLVEAIEEWMVENGAEYTFLATEESNIASNNLFALKCNYVKFSSLLIYVQEDCSSLNNKPQPQNIQIEKLSIDEAIFLHKRHQGTKDMYLADIDKVLNEKPSLGTWVSYLKDDGWDIGLSKRDIRDSHDVRSWATLSIWNKCETDQKKLIIQNAERSRRSSISHLVEKQHQQQEPSSFLFLHGLFGEGDRVGELVESLWWFAMRVAANMNCKAMVTELGFSDPMSEFVPRGISSLSYTNDVWYAKRVSDQEDDLTMKGMFGNVAVDPRDF; from the exons ATGATCCGAGGATGCATAAAGCATGTGGGGACTAGATTTGGTGGACGACATGTCAAGTTCGGTTGCATACTAGGCCTCCGAGTCTCCCCTAGGCACCG GAGGATGGGAATTGGTTTGAAACTGGTGGAGGCGATTGAAGAATGGATGGTGGAAAATGGTGCGGAGTATACATTTCTAGCGACAGAAGAGAGCAATATCGCCTCGAATAATCTCTTCGCTCTGAAATGCAATTATGTGAAGTTTAGTTCTTTGCTGATTTATGTTCAAGAAGACTGTTCTTCTCTGAATAATAAACCTCAGCCTCAAAACATCCAAATAGAGAAGTTATCCATAGACGAGGCTATTTTCTTGCATAAAAGACACCAAGGAACAAAAGACATGTACTTAGCAGATATCGACAAAGTGTTGAACGAAAAACCGAGCCTAGGAACATGGGTTTCATATTTGAAGGACGACGGTTGGGATATTGGATTGAGCAAGAGAGATATCAGAGATAGTCACGATGTTCGTTCTTGGGCTACTCTTAGCATATGGAACAAATGCGAAACCGATCAGAAGAAGCTGATAATTCAGAATGCAGAGAGGTCTCGTCGTTCTTCAATATCTCATTTAGTCGAGAAACAACACCAACAACAAGAACCGTCTAGCTTTCTATTCTTGCACGGTTTGTTTGGAGAAGGAGATAGAGTTGGGGAACTTGTGGAGTCGTTGTGGTGGTTCGCGATGAGGGTGGCTGCAAACATGAACTGCAAGGCAATGGTGACTGAATTGGGATTTTCTGATCCTATGAGCGAGTTTGTTCCGAGAGGCATATCCTCTTTATCGTACACGAACGATGTATGGTACGCCAAGCGCGTTTCTGATCAGGAAGATGACTTGACCATGAAGGGTATGTTTGGTAATGTCGCGGTTGACCCTAGAGATTTCTAA
- the LOC124920892 gene encoding uncharacterized protein LOC124920892 isoform X1, with protein sequence MRSFVGEDDAPMDTDYDDEAPKRKEDEDEEEEEMDPFGQFINYVTSILLPDNSDDDDEEPNGPGWSWIASRILKTCIAYSSGVTSAILLSELSQAWNEQNRIGAPKKQPECISMLKKNKRSKLPNTVTIDSIYEKKFLSLNSVLEAIIIDAFVLPGTNIYMLSLGDFWSSNTIELYLHRRFYNLADTHDGILKKGREVFLTGCRLRPASSGSGCLRLLPTEYFITLLNEDEDDDAMLLGAQFCSDSFSNISVDAINEGTSYSLYARIEYIGPVEIQGKDGIQRKQIALVDNDGIRMKFLLWGEQVLLADLFSLGSMLALDKPFVATFTGSATGRSEELCLEYGSATQLYLVPFIQHEEQVSVALTQTRTQGSKFLSTCYPSQMSKISQVVLPCDSKGSIDFRNYPFRISVSDLRDKMTGFSLYGIVSDMSRDTNSEEVVFSLRIEDKTGAIWVKLHFSKSWSLGRVGLGHTVYLSGLSCSYTGHKCLEVIWSENNIGVSFVNLSCLPALVNSSCLHVLSTLSNLQDRKANIHVCQIQVDQVEYCHVNTRYSHSPCGHFVSMTSAEAVCKFCHQSCSTAEVESAFHLKITLADESGKVLAWCTGQTAVDLLQISPDEFNELPEEEQIIYPSSLESERFRVSLVNCRRPSPGNNLYEESDTLSWEITRAIKLDS encoded by the exons ATGCGTTCTTTTGTAGGTGAAGATGACGCGCCAATGGACACTGACTACGATGATGAAGCACCTAAACGAAaggaagacgaagacgaagaagaagaggagatgGATCCATTCGGTCAGTTCATCAATTACGTGACATCTATATTGTTACCGGATAACAGCGATGACGACGATGAAGAACCAAATGGACCTGGATGGAGTTGGATCGCTTCTCGTATTCTCAAGACATGCATTGCTTATTCGAGCGGCGTCACTTCAGCGATTCTGTTATCTGAACTCTCTCAG GCGTGGAATGAACAAAACAGAATCGGTGCTCCAAAGAAGCAACCTGAATGCATTAGTATGCttaagaagaacaaaagatCTAAACTTCCGAATACCGTGACTATTGATTCCATTTACGAGAAGAAATTTCTGTCGCTTAATAGTGTCCTCGAAGCTATTATTATCGATGCATTTGTTCTTCCTG GAACAAATATCTACATGCTTTCTTTGGGCGATTTTTGGAGCTCCAACACTATCGAACTTTACCTCCATCGTAG ATTTTACAACTTAGCTGATACTCATGATGGAATTCTGAAGAAAGGAAGAGAGGTTTTTCTTACAGGATGTCGTCTGCGACCTGCTTCTAGTGGATCTGGTTGCCTGCGGCTTTTGCCAACTGAATATTTTATCACCCTTTTGAATGAg gatgaagatgatgatgctATGCTTCTTGGTGCACAATTTTGTTCAGATTCTTTCTCCAACATATCTGTTGATGCTATTAACGAAGGAACTTCTTATTCTCTATATGCGAG GATTGAGTACATTGGTCCAGTGGAAATTCAAGGTAAAGATGGTATTCAGAGGAAACAAATTGCTCTAGTTGACAATGATGGTATCAGAATGAAGTTTTTGCTTTGGGGAGAGCAAGTTCTTCTTGCTGACCTCTTCAG TTTGGGAAGTATGCTCGCCCTTGATAAACCCTTTGTAGCAACTTTTACTGGAAGTGCCACCGGAAGATCTGAAGAACTGTGTCTTGAATATGGTAGCGCAACACAATTGTATCTGGTGCCCTTCATTCAACATGAGGAACAA GTTTCTGTAGCATTGACACAAACTCGAACTCAAGGGTCAAAGTTTTTGAGCACATGCTATCCAAGCCAGATGTCCAAAATCTCTCAAGTTGTCTTGCCCTGTGATTCCAAAGGGTCCATTGACTTCAGAAATTATCCTTTTCGA ATATCTGTAAGTGATCTTCGGGACAAGATGACAGGGTTCAGCCTCTATGGCATAGTTAGCGACATGTCTCGAGACACCAATTCAGAGGAAGTTGTATTTTCCTTGAGGATTGAAGATAAAACTGGTGCAATTTGGGTGAAGCTTCATTTTTCCAAATCTTG GTCACTTGGACGAGTTGGACTTGGACACACTGTGTACTTGTCAGGCTTGTCATGCTCATATACTGGACATAAATG CCTTGAAGTCATATGGTCAGAGAACAACATTGGGGTTTCTTTTGTCAACCTAAGCTGCTTGCCGGCTTTGGTAAATTCGTCTTGTCTGCACGTCTTATCTACCCTGTCTAATCTACAAGATCGCAAAGCCAATATACAT GTATGTCAGATTCAGGTAGACCAAGTAGAATATTGTCATGTGAATACAAGGTATTCTCATTCACCATGTGGCCATTTCGTCAGTATGACTTCTGCAGAGGCTGTGTGCAAATTTTGCCATCAATCTTGTTCCACTGCCGAAGTGGAGAGCGCTTTCCATCTGAAAATAACTCTTGCAGATGAGAGCGGTAAAGTTCTTGCATGGTGTACTGGTCAGACAGCCGTGGATTTGCTGCAGATCTCTCCTGACGAGTTTAACGAATTGCCTGAG GAAGAGCAAATCATTTATCCATCCTCCCTTGAGAGTGAAAGGTTTAGAGTTTCCCTAGTGAATTGTAGAAGGCCATCTCCCGGCAACAACTTATACGAAGAAAGCGATACATTGTCGTGGGAAATTACTCGTGCAATCAAAT TAGACAGTTGA
- the LOC124921015 gene encoding probable N-acetyltransferase HLS1 isoform X2 yields the protein MDRMMMGNTFLIRKFNEESDVDMALKLERNCEAGSQDGFFVGSVIGDPLVRIMFFPIRIMLVAELRKNGEIVGMIRGCIKHVGTRFGGRHVKFGCILGLRVSPRHRRMGIGLKLVEAIEEWMVENGAEYTFLATEESNIASNNLFALKCNYVKFSSLLIYVQEDCSSLNNKPQPQNIQIEKLSIDEAIFLHKRHQGTKDMYLADIDKVLNEKPSLGTWVSYLKDDGWDIGLSKRDIRDSHDVRSWATLSIWNKCETDQKKLIIQNAERSRRSSISHLVEKQHQQQEPSSFLFLHGLFGEGDRVGELVESLWWFAMRVAANMNCKAMVTELGFSDPMSEFVPRGISSLSYTNDVWYAKRVSDQEDDLTMKGMFGNVAVDPRDF from the exons ATGGATAGGATGATGATGGGGAACAcgtttttaataagaaaattcaaTGAAGAGAGTGATGTTGATATGGCATTGAAGCTCGAGAGAAATTGTGAGGCGGGATCGCAAGATGGGTTCTTCGTGGGTAGTGTTATAGGCGATCCCCTAGTTAGAATTATGTTCTTTCCTATTCGCATCATGCTG GTGGCCGAGCTACGCAAAAATGGAGAGATAGTTGGTATGATCCGAGGATGCATAAAGCATGTGGGGACTAGATTTGGTGGACGACATGTCAAGTTCGGTTGCATACTAGGCCTCCGAGTCTCCCCTAGGCACCG GAGGATGGGAATTGGTTTGAAACTGGTGGAGGCGATTGAAGAATGGATGGTGGAAAATGGTGCGGAGTATACATTTCTAGCGACAGAAGAGAGCAATATCGCCTCGAATAATCTCTTCGCTCTGAAATGCAATTATGTGAAGTTTAGTTCTTTGCTGATTTATGTTCAAGAAGACTGTTCTTCTCTGAATAATAAACCTCAGCCTCAAAACATCCAAATAGAGAAGTTATCCATAGACGAGGCTATTTTCTTGCATAAAAGACACCAAGGAACAAAAGACATGTACTTAGCAGATATCGACAAAGTGTTGAACGAAAAACCGAGCCTAGGAACATGGGTTTCATATTTGAAGGACGACGGTTGGGATATTGGATTGAGCAAGAGAGATATCAGAGATAGTCACGATGTTCGTTCTTGGGCTACTCTTAGCATATGGAACAAATGCGAAACCGATCAGAAGAAGCTGATAATTCAGAATGCAGAGAGGTCTCGTCGTTCTTCAATATCTCATTTAGTCGAGAAACAACACCAACAACAAGAACCGTCTAGCTTTCTATTCTTGCACGGTTTGTTTGGAGAAGGAGATAGAGTTGGGGAACTTGTGGAGTCGTTGTGGTGGTTCGCGATGAGGGTGGCTGCAAACATGAACTGCAAGGCAATGGTGACTGAATTGGGATTTTCTGATCCTATGAGCGAGTTTGTTCCGAGAGGCATATCCTCTTTATCGTACACGAACGATGTATGGTACGCCAAGCGCGTTTCTGATCAGGAAGATGACTTGACCATGAAGGGTATGTTTGGTAATGTCGCGGTTGACCCTAGAGATTTCTAA
- the LOC124920892 gene encoding uncharacterized protein LOC124920892 isoform X2 produces the protein MRSFVGEDDAPMDTDYDDEAPKRKEDEDEEEEEMDPFGQFINYVTSILLPDNSDDDDEEPNGPGWSWIASRILKTCIAYSSGVTSAILLSELSQAWNEQNRIGAPKKQPECISMLKKNKRSKLPNTVTIDSIYEKKFLSLNSVLEAIIIDAFVLPGTNIYMLSLGDFWSSNTIELYLHRRFYNLADTHDGILKKGREVFLTGCRLRPASSGSGCLRLLPTEYFITLLNEDEDDDAMLLGAQFCSDSFSNISVDAINEGTSYSLYARIEYIGPVEIQGKDGIQRKQIALVDNDGIRMKFLLWGEQVLLADLFSLGSMLALDKPFVATFTGSATGRSEELCLEYGSATQLYLVPFIQHEEQVSVALTQTRTQGSKFLSTCYPSQMSKISQVVLPCDSKGSIDFRNYPFRISVSDLRDKMTGFSLYGIVSDMSRDTNSEEVVFSLRIEDKTGAIWVKLHFSKSWSLGRVGLGHTVYLSGLSCSYTGHKCLEVIWSENNIGVSFVNLSCLPALVNSSCLHVLSTLSNLQDRKANIHVCQIQVDQVEYCHVNTRYSHSPCGHFVSMTSAEAVCKFCHQSCSTAEVESAFHLKITLADESGKVLAWCTGQTAVDLLQISPDEFNELPEEEQIIYPSSLESERFRVSLVNCRRPSPGNNLYEESDTLSWEITRAIKYS, from the exons ATGCGTTCTTTTGTAGGTGAAGATGACGCGCCAATGGACACTGACTACGATGATGAAGCACCTAAACGAAaggaagacgaagacgaagaagaagaggagatgGATCCATTCGGTCAGTTCATCAATTACGTGACATCTATATTGTTACCGGATAACAGCGATGACGACGATGAAGAACCAAATGGACCTGGATGGAGTTGGATCGCTTCTCGTATTCTCAAGACATGCATTGCTTATTCGAGCGGCGTCACTTCAGCGATTCTGTTATCTGAACTCTCTCAG GCGTGGAATGAACAAAACAGAATCGGTGCTCCAAAGAAGCAACCTGAATGCATTAGTATGCttaagaagaacaaaagatCTAAACTTCCGAATACCGTGACTATTGATTCCATTTACGAGAAGAAATTTCTGTCGCTTAATAGTGTCCTCGAAGCTATTATTATCGATGCATTTGTTCTTCCTG GAACAAATATCTACATGCTTTCTTTGGGCGATTTTTGGAGCTCCAACACTATCGAACTTTACCTCCATCGTAG ATTTTACAACTTAGCTGATACTCATGATGGAATTCTGAAGAAAGGAAGAGAGGTTTTTCTTACAGGATGTCGTCTGCGACCTGCTTCTAGTGGATCTGGTTGCCTGCGGCTTTTGCCAACTGAATATTTTATCACCCTTTTGAATGAg gatgaagatgatgatgctATGCTTCTTGGTGCACAATTTTGTTCAGATTCTTTCTCCAACATATCTGTTGATGCTATTAACGAAGGAACTTCTTATTCTCTATATGCGAG GATTGAGTACATTGGTCCAGTGGAAATTCAAGGTAAAGATGGTATTCAGAGGAAACAAATTGCTCTAGTTGACAATGATGGTATCAGAATGAAGTTTTTGCTTTGGGGAGAGCAAGTTCTTCTTGCTGACCTCTTCAG TTTGGGAAGTATGCTCGCCCTTGATAAACCCTTTGTAGCAACTTTTACTGGAAGTGCCACCGGAAGATCTGAAGAACTGTGTCTTGAATATGGTAGCGCAACACAATTGTATCTGGTGCCCTTCATTCAACATGAGGAACAA GTTTCTGTAGCATTGACACAAACTCGAACTCAAGGGTCAAAGTTTTTGAGCACATGCTATCCAAGCCAGATGTCCAAAATCTCTCAAGTTGTCTTGCCCTGTGATTCCAAAGGGTCCATTGACTTCAGAAATTATCCTTTTCGA ATATCTGTAAGTGATCTTCGGGACAAGATGACAGGGTTCAGCCTCTATGGCATAGTTAGCGACATGTCTCGAGACACCAATTCAGAGGAAGTTGTATTTTCCTTGAGGATTGAAGATAAAACTGGTGCAATTTGGGTGAAGCTTCATTTTTCCAAATCTTG GTCACTTGGACGAGTTGGACTTGGACACACTGTGTACTTGTCAGGCTTGTCATGCTCATATACTGGACATAAATG CCTTGAAGTCATATGGTCAGAGAACAACATTGGGGTTTCTTTTGTCAACCTAAGCTGCTTGCCGGCTTTGGTAAATTCGTCTTGTCTGCACGTCTTATCTACCCTGTCTAATCTACAAGATCGCAAAGCCAATATACAT GTATGTCAGATTCAGGTAGACCAAGTAGAATATTGTCATGTGAATACAAGGTATTCTCATTCACCATGTGGCCATTTCGTCAGTATGACTTCTGCAGAGGCTGTGTGCAAATTTTGCCATCAATCTTGTTCCACTGCCGAAGTGGAGAGCGCTTTCCATCTGAAAATAACTCTTGCAGATGAGAGCGGTAAAGTTCTTGCATGGTGTACTGGTCAGACAGCCGTGGATTTGCTGCAGATCTCTCCTGACGAGTTTAACGAATTGCCTGAG GAAGAGCAAATCATTTATCCATCCTCCCTTGAGAGTGAAAGGTTTAGAGTTTCCCTAGTGAATTGTAGAAGGCCATCTCCCGGCAACAACTTATACGAAGAAAGCGATACATTGTCGTGGGAAATTACTCGTGCAATCAAAT ACAGTTGA